The Bacteroidota bacterium genomic interval TCGCCAAGATAAAGATAGAACTGGACTTTTAGCTGCTTACTATCAGCCACTAAATCTAAGCCCATTTCTAAAACCTTTTTAGCTTCTTCGTATTTCTTAATTTCTTTTGCAGCAATTCCATTAAACAAATAGATTAATGGCTGATTAGGGAAATATTCCAATGCCTCTTTGCTATCTATGTACATGGTATCATAATTTGCCAATTGGCTTTCGATGAGTAATGTTTGTTCCCAAATCAAATAACTTTTTTTATCGATACTTAAAACTGTTCTATATTCTTTAAGTGCTTGTTCAAAATCCTTTTCAGAAACCAAAAAATCGGCATACACCGAGTGAACAACTGCATTGTTTTGATGAGTTTCGAGCAGAATATTTAATAAGGTATATTTTTTGTCGGAATTTGCAAATTCGTTTGATTCGCTTAAAAAATATAGAAGTGAAGTTACTTTTGCCATTACATTCAAATTCTCCGATTTAAATGCAAGTTCCAATTCTTTAAACCAATTTTCATAATCCTTTTTTAATCTATACAAATCTGCCAACGACAAATGAGCTATCGAATAATATGGATCAATTTCAAATATTTTTTTGAAAATTTCGAATGCTTCATAGTAATTTTTATCGGCAATATGTAGCTCTGCAATCTGCCCTAAATATTTGGTTTCCTTAGGATATAGTTCTACTAATTTTTCTATTTCGTCAATTGCCTTTTCGAATTTTCCATCCATGAAATAAATTGTTTCTTTTTGCAATGAAATCTGTTCAGAGATTCCATTTTTTTCTTCAATTTTATTCAGAATTTCTATTGCTTTTTTAGTTTTCCCAATCTTTGAATAAATGATAGCCAAATCAATATAATAGTCGGTTTCTTCAGGATTAGTCTTAATTAGATTTTTATATATATCAATTGCTTTAGTTATTTCATTGTTGTTCAAATATATATGCCCAAGCAAAAGTTGATACCAAATATTTGACGGATTTTTTTCAACAGCAAATTCTGCATATTTTTGAGCTCCTGAAAAATCTTGTTGATATACATGAATATTTGCAATTTCGTAATTCGCTAGAGCACTATTTGGTTTAATTTCTAAGCATCTCAAATATAATGA includes:
- a CDS encoding tetratricopeptide repeat protein, encoding MKYNYIISLKYCISLLALIMLASCSTLKPAGKAKDSNQILTEKKEQEFRFSLIEASKHKMLGDYLNSLSLYLRCLEIKPNSALANYEIANIHVYQQDFSGAQKYAEFAVEKNPSNIWYQLLLGHIYLNNNEITKAIDIYKNLIKTNPEETDYYIDLAIIYSKIGKTKKAIEILNKIEEKNGISEQISLQKETIYFMDGKFEKAIDEIEKLVELYPKETKYLGQIAELHIADKNYYEAFEIFKKIFEIDPYYSIAHLSLADLYRLKKDYENWFKELELAFKSENLNVMAKVTSLLYFLSESNEFANSDKKYTLLNILLETHQNNAVVHSVYADFLVSEKDFEQALKEYRTVLSIDKKSYLIWEQTLLIESQLANYDTMYIDSKEALEYFPNQPLIYLFNGIAAKEIKKYEEAKKVLEMGLDLVADSKQLKVQFYLYLGEIFHIFKENKKSDEYFDKLLEIDGNNILVLNNYSYYLSLREEFLEKAEQMSRQTIEAEPNNATYLDTYAWILFKMANFEKALEIIEKAILNSGDKSAVIIEHYGDILYKNGQKDKAKQQWKNAVETGKGSELLQKKMEEGIFIE